AAGCGCTTTTGGCACGCGGCGAAATGATGGCCACCGCCGAATCGCTCACGGGAGGCCTCGTGGCAAGCCACATTGTAGATATTCCGGGGAGTTCCGCCATTCTGGCCGGCGGCATTGTCGCCTACCAGAACGAGGTGAAGGAATCCCTGCTCGGCGTCCCGCACGAGGTGCTCGAAAACCAGGGTGCCGTCTCGGCCGAAACGGTAAAAGCCATGGCCGAAGGCGCACGCAAAAAGTTCGGTTGCGAATGGGCAATCGCCACTTCCGGAATCGCAGGCCCTACCGGGGCAGAAC
The sequence above is a segment of the Fibrobacter sp. UWB5 genome. Coding sequences within it:
- a CDS encoding CinA family protein, producing the protein MDNEMNIKELAQEIQKALLARGEMMATAESLTGGLVASHIVDIPGSSAILAGGIVAYQNEVKESLLGVPHEVLENQGAVSAETVKAMAEGARKKFGCEWAIATSGIAGPTGAEPGKPVGTVWMAVANSLQNEAFCKIFEGNRTEVREKSVYSVLGKLLFLLNNQKSTCTSEH